Proteins encoded together in one candidate division WOR-3 bacterium window:
- a CDS encoding metallopeptidase TldD-related protein, with translation MLEPKLRDIIIQARNYARTQGINAEFSLHREKSSLIRLGNSAIALSTSEELTRLDISVLQDRRVGAVSLTADITSLDQLKSALHQAEENCRNALPKDYDPIFGVVEEPIADTTGYDPALENLSPRAKAELCAQVIKTVKPRGNYDFSGSWSTGSTEIYYTTTANDHEAYRRLTDGKLVLVLKEQVKKWELSVNRTQKKAHEFDADGIIQELETLLPIYEQNPAFHPEIGPQRVLFGSGAIAELIGLCLWGGFIGRFYEEGRAFTSKNKLGDKIFSEHITIVDDPANPLVFQMPFDFIGKKRNLFKLVDRGVFVGMPYDSQTAAKYKKQPTGHDLENWDLVMAPGSGPADLEQALQLAGNALYIPHLHYTHLPDPTRGIFTGSSRFNALLIKDGKFVAPIFSSRITDAIPNLFNQVIAVSSQAVAENVSATYERRTPSAYAVPSWLLCDRVNISDVADSF, from the coding sequence ATGCTCGAACCAAAACTGCGCGACATTATCATTCAGGCACGCAACTATGCCCGCACCCAGGGCATCAACGCCGAATTTTCCTTACATCGGGAAAAATCCAGCCTCATCCGGCTGGGCAATTCGGCAATCGCACTCTCCACTTCGGAAGAACTCACCCGTCTTGACATATCGGTGCTGCAAGACCGCCGGGTCGGCGCCGTCTCGCTGACCGCCGATATCACCAGTCTTGACCAGTTAAAATCCGCGCTCCATCAGGCAGAAGAAAACTGCCGCAACGCTTTGCCCAAAGACTACGACCCCATCTTCGGTGTTGTTGAAGAACCGATTGCCGACACCACCGGTTATGACCCGGCACTGGAAAACCTCTCACCCCGGGCAAAAGCCGAACTGTGCGCCCAGGTGATTAAAACGGTCAAGCCGCGGGGCAACTACGACTTCTCCGGCTCCTGGTCCACCGGTTCCACCGAAATCTACTACACCACCACCGCCAACGACCACGAAGCCTATCGCCGCCTGACCGACGGCAAACTGGTCCTCGTGCTCAAAGAACAGGTAAAGAAATGGGAACTATCGGTCAACCGCACCCAGAAAAAGGCGCACGAATTTGACGCCGACGGCATCATCCAGGAACTGGAAACCCTTTTGCCCATCTACGAACAGAATCCGGCATTTCACCCGGAAATCGGACCCCAGCGCGTCCTTTTCGGCTCCGGCGCCATCGCCGAACTCATCGGCTTGTGCCTCTGGGGCGGGTTTATCGGCAGGTTCTACGAAGAAGGCAGAGCCTTCACCTCAAAAAACAAACTTGGTGACAAAATCTTCTCCGAGCACATCACAATTGTTGACGACCCGGCAAACCCGCTTGTATTCCAGATGCCCTTTGACTTCATCGGCAAAAAGCGCAACCTGTTCAAACTGGTGGACCGCGGTGTTTTTGTCGGTATGCCTTACGACTCCCAGACCGCGGCAAAGTACAAAAAACAACCCACAGGACACGACCTTGAGAACTGGGATTTGGTAATGGCGCCCGGTTCCGGTCCTGCCGACTTAGAACAGGCGCTCCAACTTGCCGGCAACGCGCTTTACATCCCCCATCTCCACTACACCCACCTTCCGGACCCAACCCGCGGCATCTTCACCGGCTCATCCCGCTTCAACGCCCTTTTGATTAAGGACGGCAAATTTGTTGCGCCCATCTTCTCCTCGCGCATCACCGACGCCATCCCAAATCTGTTCAACCAGGTGATTGCGGTCTCATCGCAGGCGGTAGCGGAAAATGTATCCGCAACCTATGAGCGCCGCACCCCTTCTGCCTATGCGGTTCCATCCTGGCTCCTCTGCGACCGGGTCAACATCTCCGATGTGGCAGACAGTTTCTGA
- a CDS encoding TldD/PmbA family protein, with translation MTVSGSLTAIIKEQLQRALDAGCSFADARYYEEDSTQSLILYDGNLEGNYRRFERGIGVRVLKNGAIGFAATADLERIPDCFARALANAEAAAVLLGFPKDMGNEPPVHGTYKPPFEKDPFTVPLPEILNLMKTVDQQLNEKPVEHRMVRFHFQKRHIFYFNSEGSEIERWVMNPFANMTVMARDKENRTQRRSYDLDSDGTGPRGFEWVANPASFAAHADRIKSELSQLLSAETLPPARRDVILLPGQGHLQVHETIGHPLELDRILGYELSFAGGSHVKPQDIGTLRYGSEKLNAVVMIVENSPGTFGYDDEGTPQHQYYLIKNGILVNVLCCRLDLGEANAKAGKKVVERSGASARAAGFYKTPIDRMTNVCVEWGSDGTLEDIVRATENGVILDMPVSWSIGSNREHFHFGCEIAWEVKDGRRTRVYKNPTYQGHTLEFYNSLDMVGDRSTWRLVQVPNCGKGEPNQIMEVGHGVPVMRFRNVLTGEGR, from the coding sequence ATGACAGTTTCCGGTTCGCTAACCGCAATTATAAAAGAGCAACTCCAGCGGGCACTTGACGCCGGCTGCTCCTTTGCCGACGCCCGCTATTACGAAGAAGACTCCACCCAGAGTTTAATCCTTTACGATGGCAACCTGGAAGGTAACTACCGCCGCTTTGAGCGCGGCATCGGGGTCCGGGTGTTAAAAAACGGCGCCATCGGATTTGCCGCCACCGCCGACCTCGAGCGCATCCCGGACTGCTTTGCCCGTGCCCTTGCTAACGCCGAAGCCGCCGCGGTCCTTTTGGGCTTTCCCAAAGATATGGGCAACGAGCCACCGGTGCACGGCACCTATAAACCGCCCTTTGAAAAAGACCCGTTCACCGTTCCTTTGCCCGAAATCCTCAATCTGATGAAAACGGTGGACCAGCAGTTGAACGAAAAACCGGTTGAGCACCGGATGGTGCGCTTTCACTTCCAGAAGCGGCACATCTTCTACTTCAACAGTGAGGGCAGTGAGATTGAACGCTGGGTGATGAACCCATTCGCCAATATGACGGTGATGGCACGGGACAAAGAGAACCGCACCCAGCGCCGCTCTTACGACCTTGACTCAGACGGCACCGGTCCGCGCGGCTTTGAATGGGTTGCGAATCCCGCATCGTTTGCCGCCCATGCCGACCGCATCAAGAGCGAGTTGAGCCAGTTACTGTCTGCCGAAACCCTGCCCCCTGCCCGCCGCGATGTGATTCTCCTTCCCGGACAGGGACACCTCCAGGTCCACGAAACGATTGGCCATCCCCTGGAACTGGACCGCATCCTCGGCTATGAACTGTCCTTTGCCGGTGGCTCCCATGTAAAACCTCAGGACATCGGCACCCTGCGCTACGGTTCGGAAAAACTGAATGCGGTGGTGATGATTGTGGAAAACTCGCCCGGCACATTTGGCTATGACGACGAAGGCACGCCCCAGCACCAGTACTACCTGATTAAAAACGGCATTCTGGTCAATGTCCTGTGTTGCCGGCTTGACCTGGGCGAAGCAAACGCCAAAGCGGGTAAAAAGGTCGTGGAACGGTCGGGCGCTTCAGCCCGGGCAGCGGGCTTCTACAAAACGCCCATTGACCGAATGACCAATGTCTGTGTTGAATGGGGTTCGGACGGCACCCTGGAAGACATCGTCCGGGCAACGGAAAACGGCGTCATCCTTGATATGCCCGTATCCTGGTCAATCGGTTCCAACCGGGAACACTTCCACTTCGGCTGTGAAATCGCCTGGGAGGTCAAGGACGGCAGACGCACCAGGGTCTACAAAAATCCGACCTATCAGGGTCACACCCTGGAATTCTACAATTCACTTGATATGGTGGGTGACCGCTCAACCTGGCGTCTGGTCCAGGTACCCAACTGCGGCAAAGGCGAACCCAACCAGATTATGGAGGTCGGTCACGGTGTGCCGGTGATGCGCTTCCGCAATGTCCTAACCGGAGAAGGGAGGTAA
- a CDS encoding TetR/AcrR family transcriptional regulator has protein sequence MKRKSKVRRETILQAAFDVVCAQGYYETKMDDVARKAGVAKGTVYLYFKDKPDLYVGIVKWLIGQARAIVAEVAGEERTPSRKLHRVFERWIESLMNRPAAIDLVFPELREERCEISRRFHEQVMPEIKGLVDDIARLVRAGVRQGEFRPVEPRLAALSFLNAFRAALLVSTHRLKVRVAPVKALDIFFNGIRRRV, from the coding sequence ATGAAACGGAAATCAAAGGTGCGACGGGAAACGATACTGCAGGCGGCGTTTGATGTCGTCTGCGCCCAGGGCTACTACGAGACGAAGATGGACGATGTTGCCCGCAAAGCGGGCGTTGCCAAGGGCACGGTCTACCTTTATTTCAAAGACAAGCCTGATCTGTATGTCGGGATTGTAAAATGGCTTATCGGGCAGGCGCGCGCGATTGTTGCCGAGGTGGCGGGTGAGGAACGGACGCCGAGCCGGAAGTTGCACCGGGTGTTTGAGCGCTGGATTGAAAGTTTGATGAACCGACCGGCGGCTATTGACCTGGTGTTTCCGGAACTGCGGGAGGAGCGGTGCGAGATTAGCCGGCGGTTTCACGAGCAGGTGATGCCGGAGATTAAAGGTCTGGTGGACGATATCGCCCGGCTGGTTAGGGCGGGAGTGCGGCAGGGTGAGTTTCGGCCCGTTGAGCCGCGGCTGGCAGCGCTTTCTTTTTTGAACGCCTTTCGCGCCGCACTGCTCGTTAGCACCCACCGTTTGAAGGTCAGGGTGGCGCCGGTGAAGGCGCTGGACATTTTCTTTAACGGGATAAGGAGAAGAGTATGA
- a CDS encoding TolC family protein gives MKKNERWILIVILFFVLTVPVARADTLVLTVEQAVELALKNNYQLKQNEEKVLEAAAGKGAAFGSFLPQVSISGSYTRLGAVNEFEMVAPVYKMLPLRVYDPMSGQIIGFTDSVPLPVGVDTVRMALGSQNNYLLRGTVQQTLFTWGKLLNAYRIAGLTLEAQKAARDQARQETKFSAMQAFYQALLAGKSVELLNESYEQLRRHVEQVEKLYDNGLASRLDVMRAQVSLTNMANQVAQVKNGAELARAALANLLGLKPGTVILPRSELEPETTGIDTVGALRRAKENRPELVQLRRLVEIADRSVRIARTANLPTLFAATNFDYKKPVGFRDEWGKDWNATLGLSMPVFTGLSNYHKLKQAQSKYRQAFLSWKMVESAIDLDVQAALASLVQEQNNIVYQRENVKVAEEAYRLAEERYENGLLSNLEFLDIQLQLTQSRVAYLNALANYQIARARFLRAVGEF, from the coding sequence ATGAAAAAAAATGAACGATGGATTTTAATTGTAATTCTGTTTTTTGTTCTGACGGTGCCGGTTGCCCGCGCCGACACGCTGGTGCTTACGGTGGAGCAGGCGGTGGAACTGGCATTGAAGAACAACTATCAGTTGAAGCAGAACGAGGAAAAGGTGCTGGAGGCGGCAGCGGGTAAGGGTGCAGCGTTTGGTAGTTTTCTGCCCCAGGTTTCAATTTCGGGCAGTTACACCCGGCTCGGTGCGGTGAACGAGTTTGAGATGGTGGCACCGGTTTACAAAATGTTGCCGCTGCGGGTTTACGACCCGATGAGCGGTCAAATCATCGGGTTTACCGATTCGGTGCCGCTGCCGGTTGGTGTTGATACGGTCCGGATGGCGCTGGGTTCGCAGAACAACTATTTGTTGCGGGGCACGGTGCAGCAGACGCTCTTCACCTGGGGAAAACTGCTCAACGCCTATCGGATTGCCGGCTTAACGCTTGAGGCGCAGAAGGCGGCGCGTGACCAGGCACGACAGGAGACCAAATTTTCTGCAATGCAGGCTTTTTATCAGGCGCTCCTTGCCGGAAAGAGCGTTGAACTGCTGAACGAGTCTTACGAGCAGTTGCGGCGCCATGTTGAACAGGTGGAAAAACTTTACGACAACGGGCTGGCGAGCCGGCTGGATGTGATGCGGGCGCAGGTCAGTTTGACCAATATGGCGAACCAGGTGGCGCAGGTTAAAAATGGGGCAGAACTTGCCCGGGCAGCGCTGGCTAATCTGCTCGGACTAAAACCCGGGACGGTGATTTTGCCCCGCAGCGAACTGGAACCGGAGACGACCGGCATTGACACAGTTGGGGCGTTGCGAAGGGCAAAGGAAAATCGGCCCGAACTGGTGCAGTTGCGTCGTCTGGTGGAGATTGCGGACCGGTCGGTGCGCATCGCCCGAACCGCAAACCTGCCCACGCTGTTTGCCGCAACAAACTTTGACTACAAGAAGCCGGTTGGTTTCCGAGATGAGTGGGGTAAAGACTGGAACGCAACGCTCGGTTTGTCGATGCCCGTTTTTACCGGCCTGAGTAACTACCACAAACTGAAACAGGCGCAGTCGAAATACCGGCAGGCGTTTCTGTCTTGGAAGATGGTGGAGAGTGCGATTGACCTTGATGTCCAGGCAGCACTCGCCAGTTTAGTTCAGGAGCAGAACAACATCGTTTATCAAAGAGAGAATGTGAAGGTGGCAGAGGAGGCGTACCGGCTCGCCGAGGAGCGGTACGAGAATGGGTTGCTTTCCAATCTGGAGTTTTTAGACATCCAGTTGCAGTTGACCCAGAGTCGGGTCGCCTATCTCAACGCCCTTGCCAATTATCAAATTGCCCGGGCACGGTTTCTGCGGGCAGTTGGTGAATTTTAA